A single genomic interval of Balaenoptera musculus isolate JJ_BM4_2016_0621 chromosome 14, mBalMus1.pri.v3, whole genome shotgun sequence harbors:
- the TNFRSF11A gene encoding tumor necrosis factor receptor superfamily member 11A isoform X6: protein MTPRARRRRPLPALLALCALLGRLQVTFQLTSPCTSERHYEHLGRCCRKCEPGKYLSSKCTATSESVCLPCGPDEYLDTWNEEDKCLLHKVCDTGKALVAVEPGNRTAPRRCACTAGYHWSEDCRCCRRNAECAPGFGARLPVQLNKDTVCEPCLTGYFSDASSSTEKCKPWTNCTILGETEALHGTDKSDVVCTSLPPTKPPNEPQIYLPSLIILLLFISVALVAAVIFGVYYRKKGKALTANLWHWVNEACGRLSGNKQESSGSNLSCTRVEAPSQREICEGVLLLTLEQKMFSEDTCCPDSGGACAGGGPCAPGEDAGMLTLVSEIEGDPFRQIPTEDEYVDRPPRTPDSVLFLTQPGSTSTPPFPEPLEVGENDSLSQCFTGTESFVDSESCHFAEPPCRTDWIPMSSEKYLQREVEGGNCPHWAASSNSAECCAGCRNPAGEDREPLTGRPRSGPLPQSAYGMGLPPEAADGAEAGGQPMDGADARLPSSMRGGPGSGGPSSDQPPASVGLTVSGPRAVACSVGCYVL, encoded by the exons GTGACTTTTCAGCTCACCTCTCCGTGTACTAGCGAGAGGCATTACGAGCATCTGGGGCGATGCTGTCGCAAATGTGAACCAG GAAAGTACTTGTCTTCCAAATGCACTGCTACCTCTGAAAGCGTCTGTCTGCCCTGTGGCCCAGATGAATACCTGGACACCTGGAATGAAGAAGATAAATGCTTGCTGCATAAAGTTTGTGATACAG GCAAGGCCCTGGTGGCCGTGGAGCCCGGCAACCGGACGGCTCCGCGGCGCTGCGCCTGCACCGCCGGGTACCACTGGAGCGAGGActgccgctgctgccgccgcaaCGCCGAGTGCGCGCCCGGCTTCGGCGCCCGGCTCCCGG TGCAGCTCAACAAGGACACGGTGTGCGAGCCCTGCCTCACAGGCTACTTCTCCGACGCCTCTTCCTCCACAGAAAAGTGCAAACCCTGGACCAA CTGTACCATTCTTGGAGAGACAGAAGCACTTCACGGGACCGATAAATCAGATGTGGTTTGTACTTCTCTTCCACCTACAAAACCACCAAATG AACCCCAGATTTACTTGCCCAGTTTAATTATTCTGCTTCTCTTCATATCTGTGGCATTAGTTGCTGCTGTCATCTTTGGTGTTTACTataggaaaaaagggaaagcacTAACAG CTAATTTGTGGCACTGGGTCAATGAAGCTTGTGGCCGCCTAAGTGGAAATAAG CAGGAGTCCTCAGGCAGCAATCTTAGCTGCACTCGTGTGGAAGCCCCGAGTCAGCGTGAAATCTGTGAGGGTGTCTTACTGCTGACTCTGGAACAGAAGATGTTTTCTGAAGATACGTGCTGCCCTGACAGTGGAGGTGCGTGCGCAGGTGGCGGTCCCTGTGCGCCGGGAGAAGACGCCGGGATGCTCACCCTGGTCAGCGAGATTGAGGGGGACCCCTTCAGGCAGATTCCCACGGAAGACGAATACGTGGACAGGCCCCCCCGGACCCCAGACTCTGTATTGTTCCTCACTCAGCCTGGAAGCACATCCACACCGCCTTTCCCTGAACccctggaggtgggagagaaTGACAGTCTAAGCCAGTGCTTCACTGGGACAGAGAGCTTCGTGGATTCCGAAAGCTGCCACTTCGCCGAGCCTCCGTGCAGGACTGACTGGATTCCTATGTCCTCCGAAAAGTACTTGCAAAGAGAAGTGGAGGGTGGCAATTGCCCCCACTGGGCAGCCAGCTCCAACTCTGCAGAATGCTGTGCAGGCTGCAGGAACCCCGCTGGGGAGGACCGGGAACCCCTGACGGGTCGCCCCCGAAGTGGACCCTTGCCCCAGAGCGCCTATGGCATGGGCCTTCCGCCCGAAGCGGCTGATGGGGCAGAGGCGGGAGGCCAGCCCATGGATGGGGCTGATGCACGGCTTCCCAGCTCGATGAGGGGAGGTCCTGGCTCTGGAGGCCCTTCCAGTGACCAGCCACCTGCATCAG
- the TNFRSF11A gene encoding tumor necrosis factor receptor superfamily member 11A isoform X1: MTPRARRRRPLPALLALCALLGRLQVTFQLTSPCTSERHYEHLGRCCRKCEPGKYLSSKCTATSESVCLPCGPDEYLDTWNEEDKCLLHKVCDTGKALVAVEPGNRTAPRRCACTAGYHWSEDCRCCRRNAECAPGFGARLPVQLNKDTVCEPCLTGYFSDASSSTEKCKPWTNCTILGETEALHGTDKSDVVCTSLPPTKPPNEPQIYLPSLIILLLFISVALVAAVIFGVYYRKKGKALTANLWHWVNEACGRLSGNKQESSGSNLSCTRVEAPSQREICEGVLLLTLEQKMFSEDTCCPDSGGACAGGGPCAPGEDAGMLTLVSEIEGDPFRQIPTEDEYVDRPPRTPDSVLFLTQPGSTSTPPFPEPLEVGENDSLSQCFTGTESFVDSESCHFAEPPCRTDWIPMSSEKYLQREVEGGNCPHWAASSNSAECCAGCRNPAGEDREPLTGRPRSGPLPQSAYGMGLPPEAADGAEAGGQPMDGADARLPSSMRGGPGSGGPSSDQPPASGNVTGNSNSTFISSGQVMNFKGDIIVVYVSQNSQEGPAGPGGGAGEPVGRPVQEESPPCCDSFAGLGPRFPDTCAGLEVGPGLQERGAPGPDKASRPVQEQGEAEAGAPETRR; encoded by the exons GTGACTTTTCAGCTCACCTCTCCGTGTACTAGCGAGAGGCATTACGAGCATCTGGGGCGATGCTGTCGCAAATGTGAACCAG GAAAGTACTTGTCTTCCAAATGCACTGCTACCTCTGAAAGCGTCTGTCTGCCCTGTGGCCCAGATGAATACCTGGACACCTGGAATGAAGAAGATAAATGCTTGCTGCATAAAGTTTGTGATACAG GCAAGGCCCTGGTGGCCGTGGAGCCCGGCAACCGGACGGCTCCGCGGCGCTGCGCCTGCACCGCCGGGTACCACTGGAGCGAGGActgccgctgctgccgccgcaaCGCCGAGTGCGCGCCCGGCTTCGGCGCCCGGCTCCCGG TGCAGCTCAACAAGGACACGGTGTGCGAGCCCTGCCTCACAGGCTACTTCTCCGACGCCTCTTCCTCCACAGAAAAGTGCAAACCCTGGACCAA CTGTACCATTCTTGGAGAGACAGAAGCACTTCACGGGACCGATAAATCAGATGTGGTTTGTACTTCTCTTCCACCTACAAAACCACCAAATG AACCCCAGATTTACTTGCCCAGTTTAATTATTCTGCTTCTCTTCATATCTGTGGCATTAGTTGCTGCTGTCATCTTTGGTGTTTACTataggaaaaaagggaaagcacTAACAG CTAATTTGTGGCACTGGGTCAATGAAGCTTGTGGCCGCCTAAGTGGAAATAAG CAGGAGTCCTCAGGCAGCAATCTTAGCTGCACTCGTGTGGAAGCCCCGAGTCAGCGTGAAATCTGTGAGGGTGTCTTACTGCTGACTCTGGAACAGAAGATGTTTTCTGAAGATACGTGCTGCCCTGACAGTGGAGGTGCGTGCGCAGGTGGCGGTCCCTGTGCGCCGGGAGAAGACGCCGGGATGCTCACCCTGGTCAGCGAGATTGAGGGGGACCCCTTCAGGCAGATTCCCACGGAAGACGAATACGTGGACAGGCCCCCCCGGACCCCAGACTCTGTATTGTTCCTCACTCAGCCTGGAAGCACATCCACACCGCCTTTCCCTGAACccctggaggtgggagagaaTGACAGTCTAAGCCAGTGCTTCACTGGGACAGAGAGCTTCGTGGATTCCGAAAGCTGCCACTTCGCCGAGCCTCCGTGCAGGACTGACTGGATTCCTATGTCCTCCGAAAAGTACTTGCAAAGAGAAGTGGAGGGTGGCAATTGCCCCCACTGGGCAGCCAGCTCCAACTCTGCAGAATGCTGTGCAGGCTGCAGGAACCCCGCTGGGGAGGACCGGGAACCCCTGACGGGTCGCCCCCGAAGTGGACCCTTGCCCCAGAGCGCCTATGGCATGGGCCTTCCGCCCGAAGCGGCTGATGGGGCAGAGGCGGGAGGCCAGCCCATGGATGGGGCTGATGCACGGCTTCCCAGCTCGATGAGGGGAGGTCCTGGCTCTGGAGGCCCTTCCAGTGACCAGCCACCTGCATCAG GAAATGTGACTGGAAACAGTAACTCCACGTTTATTTCCAGCGGGCAGGTGATGAATTTCAAGGGCGACATCATCGTGGTCTACGTCAGTCAGAACTCGCAGGAGGGGCCGGCGGGGCCGGGCGGCGGCGCGGGGGAGCCGGTGGGCCGCCCGGTGCAGGAGGAGAGCCCACCGTGCTGCGACTCGTTCGCCGGCCTCGGGCCGCGCTTCCCGGACACGTGCGCCGGCCTCGAGGTGGGCCCGGGGCTGCAGGAGCGAGGCGCCCCCGGGCCCGACAAGGCCTCGCGGCCGGTGCAGGAGCAGGGGGAGGCCGAGGCCGGCGCGCCCGAGACGCGGCGCTGA
- the TNFRSF11A gene encoding tumor necrosis factor receptor superfamily member 11A isoform X2: protein MTPRARRRRPLPALLALCALLGRLQVTFQLTSPCTSERHYEHLGRCCRKCEPGKYLSSKCTATSESVCLPCGPDEYLDTWNEEDKCLLHKVCDTGKALVAVEPGNRTAPRRCACTAGYHWSEDCRCCRRNAECAPGFGARLPVQLNKDTVCEPCLTGYFSDASSSTEKCKPWTNCTILGETEALHGTDKSDVVCTSLPPTKPPNEPQIYLPSLIILLLFISVALVAAVIFGVYYRKKGKALTANLWHWVNEACGRLSGNKESSGSNLSCTRVEAPSQREICEGVLLLTLEQKMFSEDTCCPDSGGACAGGGPCAPGEDAGMLTLVSEIEGDPFRQIPTEDEYVDRPPRTPDSVLFLTQPGSTSTPPFPEPLEVGENDSLSQCFTGTESFVDSESCHFAEPPCRTDWIPMSSEKYLQREVEGGNCPHWAASSNSAECCAGCRNPAGEDREPLTGRPRSGPLPQSAYGMGLPPEAADGAEAGGQPMDGADARLPSSMRGGPGSGGPSSDQPPASGNVTGNSNSTFISSGQVMNFKGDIIVVYVSQNSQEGPAGPGGGAGEPVGRPVQEESPPCCDSFAGLGPRFPDTCAGLEVGPGLQERGAPGPDKASRPVQEQGEAEAGAPETRR from the exons GTGACTTTTCAGCTCACCTCTCCGTGTACTAGCGAGAGGCATTACGAGCATCTGGGGCGATGCTGTCGCAAATGTGAACCAG GAAAGTACTTGTCTTCCAAATGCACTGCTACCTCTGAAAGCGTCTGTCTGCCCTGTGGCCCAGATGAATACCTGGACACCTGGAATGAAGAAGATAAATGCTTGCTGCATAAAGTTTGTGATACAG GCAAGGCCCTGGTGGCCGTGGAGCCCGGCAACCGGACGGCTCCGCGGCGCTGCGCCTGCACCGCCGGGTACCACTGGAGCGAGGActgccgctgctgccgccgcaaCGCCGAGTGCGCGCCCGGCTTCGGCGCCCGGCTCCCGG TGCAGCTCAACAAGGACACGGTGTGCGAGCCCTGCCTCACAGGCTACTTCTCCGACGCCTCTTCCTCCACAGAAAAGTGCAAACCCTGGACCAA CTGTACCATTCTTGGAGAGACAGAAGCACTTCACGGGACCGATAAATCAGATGTGGTTTGTACTTCTCTTCCACCTACAAAACCACCAAATG AACCCCAGATTTACTTGCCCAGTTTAATTATTCTGCTTCTCTTCATATCTGTGGCATTAGTTGCTGCTGTCATCTTTGGTGTTTACTataggaaaaaagggaaagcacTAACAG CTAATTTGTGGCACTGGGTCAATGAAGCTTGTGGCCGCCTAAGTGGAAATAAG GAGTCCTCAGGCAGCAATCTTAGCTGCACTCGTGTGGAAGCCCCGAGTCAGCGTGAAATCTGTGAGGGTGTCTTACTGCTGACTCTGGAACAGAAGATGTTTTCTGAAGATACGTGCTGCCCTGACAGTGGAGGTGCGTGCGCAGGTGGCGGTCCCTGTGCGCCGGGAGAAGACGCCGGGATGCTCACCCTGGTCAGCGAGATTGAGGGGGACCCCTTCAGGCAGATTCCCACGGAAGACGAATACGTGGACAGGCCCCCCCGGACCCCAGACTCTGTATTGTTCCTCACTCAGCCTGGAAGCACATCCACACCGCCTTTCCCTGAACccctggaggtgggagagaaTGACAGTCTAAGCCAGTGCTTCACTGGGACAGAGAGCTTCGTGGATTCCGAAAGCTGCCACTTCGCCGAGCCTCCGTGCAGGACTGACTGGATTCCTATGTCCTCCGAAAAGTACTTGCAAAGAGAAGTGGAGGGTGGCAATTGCCCCCACTGGGCAGCCAGCTCCAACTCTGCAGAATGCTGTGCAGGCTGCAGGAACCCCGCTGGGGAGGACCGGGAACCCCTGACGGGTCGCCCCCGAAGTGGACCCTTGCCCCAGAGCGCCTATGGCATGGGCCTTCCGCCCGAAGCGGCTGATGGGGCAGAGGCGGGAGGCCAGCCCATGGATGGGGCTGATGCACGGCTTCCCAGCTCGATGAGGGGAGGTCCTGGCTCTGGAGGCCCTTCCAGTGACCAGCCACCTGCATCAG GAAATGTGACTGGAAACAGTAACTCCACGTTTATTTCCAGCGGGCAGGTGATGAATTTCAAGGGCGACATCATCGTGGTCTACGTCAGTCAGAACTCGCAGGAGGGGCCGGCGGGGCCGGGCGGCGGCGCGGGGGAGCCGGTGGGCCGCCCGGTGCAGGAGGAGAGCCCACCGTGCTGCGACTCGTTCGCCGGCCTCGGGCCGCGCTTCCCGGACACGTGCGCCGGCCTCGAGGTGGGCCCGGGGCTGCAGGAGCGAGGCGCCCCCGGGCCCGACAAGGCCTCGCGGCCGGTGCAGGAGCAGGGGGAGGCCGAGGCCGGCGCGCCCGAGACGCGGCGCTGA
- the TNFRSF11A gene encoding tumor necrosis factor receptor superfamily member 11A isoform X3 encodes MTPRARRRRPLPALLALCALLGRLQVTFQLTSPCTSERHYEHLGRCCRKCEPGKYLSSKCTATSESVCLPCGPDEYLDTWNEEDKCLLHKVCDTGKALVAVEPGNRTAPRRCACTAGYHWSEDCRCCRRNAECAPGFGARLPVQLNKDTVCEPCLTGYFSDASSSTEKCKPWTNCTILGETEALHGTDKSDVVCTSLPPTKPPNANLWHWVNEACGRLSGNKQESSGSNLSCTRVEAPSQREICEGVLLLTLEQKMFSEDTCCPDSGGACAGGGPCAPGEDAGMLTLVSEIEGDPFRQIPTEDEYVDRPPRTPDSVLFLTQPGSTSTPPFPEPLEVGENDSLSQCFTGTESFVDSESCHFAEPPCRTDWIPMSSEKYLQREVEGGNCPHWAASSNSAECCAGCRNPAGEDREPLTGRPRSGPLPQSAYGMGLPPEAADGAEAGGQPMDGADARLPSSMRGGPGSGGPSSDQPPASGNVTGNSNSTFISSGQVMNFKGDIIVVYVSQNSQEGPAGPGGGAGEPVGRPVQEESPPCCDSFAGLGPRFPDTCAGLEVGPGLQERGAPGPDKASRPVQEQGEAEAGAPETRR; translated from the exons GTGACTTTTCAGCTCACCTCTCCGTGTACTAGCGAGAGGCATTACGAGCATCTGGGGCGATGCTGTCGCAAATGTGAACCAG GAAAGTACTTGTCTTCCAAATGCACTGCTACCTCTGAAAGCGTCTGTCTGCCCTGTGGCCCAGATGAATACCTGGACACCTGGAATGAAGAAGATAAATGCTTGCTGCATAAAGTTTGTGATACAG GCAAGGCCCTGGTGGCCGTGGAGCCCGGCAACCGGACGGCTCCGCGGCGCTGCGCCTGCACCGCCGGGTACCACTGGAGCGAGGActgccgctgctgccgccgcaaCGCCGAGTGCGCGCCCGGCTTCGGCGCCCGGCTCCCGG TGCAGCTCAACAAGGACACGGTGTGCGAGCCCTGCCTCACAGGCTACTTCTCCGACGCCTCTTCCTCCACAGAAAAGTGCAAACCCTGGACCAA CTGTACCATTCTTGGAGAGACAGAAGCACTTCACGGGACCGATAAATCAGATGTGGTTTGTACTTCTCTTCCACCTACAAAACCACCAAATG CTAATTTGTGGCACTGGGTCAATGAAGCTTGTGGCCGCCTAAGTGGAAATAAG CAGGAGTCCTCAGGCAGCAATCTTAGCTGCACTCGTGTGGAAGCCCCGAGTCAGCGTGAAATCTGTGAGGGTGTCTTACTGCTGACTCTGGAACAGAAGATGTTTTCTGAAGATACGTGCTGCCCTGACAGTGGAGGTGCGTGCGCAGGTGGCGGTCCCTGTGCGCCGGGAGAAGACGCCGGGATGCTCACCCTGGTCAGCGAGATTGAGGGGGACCCCTTCAGGCAGATTCCCACGGAAGACGAATACGTGGACAGGCCCCCCCGGACCCCAGACTCTGTATTGTTCCTCACTCAGCCTGGAAGCACATCCACACCGCCTTTCCCTGAACccctggaggtgggagagaaTGACAGTCTAAGCCAGTGCTTCACTGGGACAGAGAGCTTCGTGGATTCCGAAAGCTGCCACTTCGCCGAGCCTCCGTGCAGGACTGACTGGATTCCTATGTCCTCCGAAAAGTACTTGCAAAGAGAAGTGGAGGGTGGCAATTGCCCCCACTGGGCAGCCAGCTCCAACTCTGCAGAATGCTGTGCAGGCTGCAGGAACCCCGCTGGGGAGGACCGGGAACCCCTGACGGGTCGCCCCCGAAGTGGACCCTTGCCCCAGAGCGCCTATGGCATGGGCCTTCCGCCCGAAGCGGCTGATGGGGCAGAGGCGGGAGGCCAGCCCATGGATGGGGCTGATGCACGGCTTCCCAGCTCGATGAGGGGAGGTCCTGGCTCTGGAGGCCCTTCCAGTGACCAGCCACCTGCATCAG GAAATGTGACTGGAAACAGTAACTCCACGTTTATTTCCAGCGGGCAGGTGATGAATTTCAAGGGCGACATCATCGTGGTCTACGTCAGTCAGAACTCGCAGGAGGGGCCGGCGGGGCCGGGCGGCGGCGCGGGGGAGCCGGTGGGCCGCCCGGTGCAGGAGGAGAGCCCACCGTGCTGCGACTCGTTCGCCGGCCTCGGGCCGCGCTTCCCGGACACGTGCGCCGGCCTCGAGGTGGGCCCGGGGCTGCAGGAGCGAGGCGCCCCCGGGCCCGACAAGGCCTCGCGGCCGGTGCAGGAGCAGGGGGAGGCCGAGGCCGGCGCGCCCGAGACGCGGCGCTGA
- the TNFRSF11A gene encoding tumor necrosis factor receptor superfamily member 11A isoform X4, with translation MTPRARRRRPLPALLALCALLGRLQVTFQLTSPCTSERHYEHLGRCCRKCEPGKYLSSKCTATSESVCLPCGPDEYLDTWNEEDKCLLHKVCDTGKALVAVEPGNRTAPRRCACTAGYHWSEDCRCCRRNAECAPGFGARLPVQLNKDTVCEPCLTGYFSDASSSTEKCKPWTNCTILGETEALHGTDKSDVVCTSLPPTKPPNANLWHWVNEACGRLSGNKESSGSNLSCTRVEAPSQREICEGVLLLTLEQKMFSEDTCCPDSGGACAGGGPCAPGEDAGMLTLVSEIEGDPFRQIPTEDEYVDRPPRTPDSVLFLTQPGSTSTPPFPEPLEVGENDSLSQCFTGTESFVDSESCHFAEPPCRTDWIPMSSEKYLQREVEGGNCPHWAASSNSAECCAGCRNPAGEDREPLTGRPRSGPLPQSAYGMGLPPEAADGAEAGGQPMDGADARLPSSMRGGPGSGGPSSDQPPASGNVTGNSNSTFISSGQVMNFKGDIIVVYVSQNSQEGPAGPGGGAGEPVGRPVQEESPPCCDSFAGLGPRFPDTCAGLEVGPGLQERGAPGPDKASRPVQEQGEAEAGAPETRR, from the exons GTGACTTTTCAGCTCACCTCTCCGTGTACTAGCGAGAGGCATTACGAGCATCTGGGGCGATGCTGTCGCAAATGTGAACCAG GAAAGTACTTGTCTTCCAAATGCACTGCTACCTCTGAAAGCGTCTGTCTGCCCTGTGGCCCAGATGAATACCTGGACACCTGGAATGAAGAAGATAAATGCTTGCTGCATAAAGTTTGTGATACAG GCAAGGCCCTGGTGGCCGTGGAGCCCGGCAACCGGACGGCTCCGCGGCGCTGCGCCTGCACCGCCGGGTACCACTGGAGCGAGGActgccgctgctgccgccgcaaCGCCGAGTGCGCGCCCGGCTTCGGCGCCCGGCTCCCGG TGCAGCTCAACAAGGACACGGTGTGCGAGCCCTGCCTCACAGGCTACTTCTCCGACGCCTCTTCCTCCACAGAAAAGTGCAAACCCTGGACCAA CTGTACCATTCTTGGAGAGACAGAAGCACTTCACGGGACCGATAAATCAGATGTGGTTTGTACTTCTCTTCCACCTACAAAACCACCAAATG CTAATTTGTGGCACTGGGTCAATGAAGCTTGTGGCCGCCTAAGTGGAAATAAG GAGTCCTCAGGCAGCAATCTTAGCTGCACTCGTGTGGAAGCCCCGAGTCAGCGTGAAATCTGTGAGGGTGTCTTACTGCTGACTCTGGAACAGAAGATGTTTTCTGAAGATACGTGCTGCCCTGACAGTGGAGGTGCGTGCGCAGGTGGCGGTCCCTGTGCGCCGGGAGAAGACGCCGGGATGCTCACCCTGGTCAGCGAGATTGAGGGGGACCCCTTCAGGCAGATTCCCACGGAAGACGAATACGTGGACAGGCCCCCCCGGACCCCAGACTCTGTATTGTTCCTCACTCAGCCTGGAAGCACATCCACACCGCCTTTCCCTGAACccctggaggtgggagagaaTGACAGTCTAAGCCAGTGCTTCACTGGGACAGAGAGCTTCGTGGATTCCGAAAGCTGCCACTTCGCCGAGCCTCCGTGCAGGACTGACTGGATTCCTATGTCCTCCGAAAAGTACTTGCAAAGAGAAGTGGAGGGTGGCAATTGCCCCCACTGGGCAGCCAGCTCCAACTCTGCAGAATGCTGTGCAGGCTGCAGGAACCCCGCTGGGGAGGACCGGGAACCCCTGACGGGTCGCCCCCGAAGTGGACCCTTGCCCCAGAGCGCCTATGGCATGGGCCTTCCGCCCGAAGCGGCTGATGGGGCAGAGGCGGGAGGCCAGCCCATGGATGGGGCTGATGCACGGCTTCCCAGCTCGATGAGGGGAGGTCCTGGCTCTGGAGGCCCTTCCAGTGACCAGCCACCTGCATCAG GAAATGTGACTGGAAACAGTAACTCCACGTTTATTTCCAGCGGGCAGGTGATGAATTTCAAGGGCGACATCATCGTGGTCTACGTCAGTCAGAACTCGCAGGAGGGGCCGGCGGGGCCGGGCGGCGGCGCGGGGGAGCCGGTGGGCCGCCCGGTGCAGGAGGAGAGCCCACCGTGCTGCGACTCGTTCGCCGGCCTCGGGCCGCGCTTCCCGGACACGTGCGCCGGCCTCGAGGTGGGCCCGGGGCTGCAGGAGCGAGGCGCCCCCGGGCCCGACAAGGCCTCGCGGCCGGTGCAGGAGCAGGGGGAGGCCGAGGCCGGCGCGCCCGAGACGCGGCGCTGA
- the TNFRSF11A gene encoding tumor necrosis factor receptor superfamily member 11A isoform X5 yields the protein MNTWTPGMKKINACCIKFVIQARPWWPWSPATGRLRGAAPAPPGTTGARTAAAAAATPSARPASAPGSRLNKDTVCEPCLTGYFSDASSSTEKCKPWTNCTILGETEALHGTDKSDVVCTSLPPTKPPNEPQIYLPSLIILLLFISVALVAAVIFGVYYRKKGKALTANLWHWVNEACGRLSGNKQESSGSNLSCTRVEAPSQREICEGVLLLTLEQKMFSEDTCCPDSGGACAGGGPCAPGEDAGMLTLVSEIEGDPFRQIPTEDEYVDRPPRTPDSVLFLTQPGSTSTPPFPEPLEVGENDSLSQCFTGTESFVDSESCHFAEPPCRTDWIPMSSEKYLQREVEGGNCPHWAASSNSAECCAGCRNPAGEDREPLTGRPRSGPLPQSAYGMGLPPEAADGAEAGGQPMDGADARLPSSMRGGPGSGGPSSDQPPASGNVTGNSNSTFISSGQVMNFKGDIIVVYVSQNSQEGPAGPGGGAGEPVGRPVQEESPPCCDSFAGLGPRFPDTCAGLEVGPGLQERGAPGPDKASRPVQEQGEAEAGAPETRR from the exons ATGAATACCTGGACACCTGGAATGAAGAAGATAAATGCTTGCTGCATAAAGTTTGTGATACAG GCAAGGCCCTGGTGGCCGTGGAGCCCGGCAACCGGACGGCTCCGCGGCGCTGCGCCTGCACCGCCGGGTACCACTGGAGCGAGGActgccgctgctgccgccgcaaCGCCGAGTGCGCGCCCGGCTTCGGCGCCCGGCTCCCGG CTCAACAAGGACACGGTGTGCGAGCCCTGCCTCACAGGCTACTTCTCCGACGCCTCTTCCTCCACAGAAAAGTGCAAACCCTGGACCAA CTGTACCATTCTTGGAGAGACAGAAGCACTTCACGGGACCGATAAATCAGATGTGGTTTGTACTTCTCTTCCACCTACAAAACCACCAAATG AACCCCAGATTTACTTGCCCAGTTTAATTATTCTGCTTCTCTTCATATCTGTGGCATTAGTTGCTGCTGTCATCTTTGGTGTTTACTataggaaaaaagggaaagcacTAACAG CTAATTTGTGGCACTGGGTCAATGAAGCTTGTGGCCGCCTAAGTGGAAATAAG CAGGAGTCCTCAGGCAGCAATCTTAGCTGCACTCGTGTGGAAGCCCCGAGTCAGCGTGAAATCTGTGAGGGTGTCTTACTGCTGACTCTGGAACAGAAGATGTTTTCTGAAGATACGTGCTGCCCTGACAGTGGAGGTGCGTGCGCAGGTGGCGGTCCCTGTGCGCCGGGAGAAGACGCCGGGATGCTCACCCTGGTCAGCGAGATTGAGGGGGACCCCTTCAGGCAGATTCCCACGGAAGACGAATACGTGGACAGGCCCCCCCGGACCCCAGACTCTGTATTGTTCCTCACTCAGCCTGGAAGCACATCCACACCGCCTTTCCCTGAACccctggaggtgggagagaaTGACAGTCTAAGCCAGTGCTTCACTGGGACAGAGAGCTTCGTGGATTCCGAAAGCTGCCACTTCGCCGAGCCTCCGTGCAGGACTGACTGGATTCCTATGTCCTCCGAAAAGTACTTGCAAAGAGAAGTGGAGGGTGGCAATTGCCCCCACTGGGCAGCCAGCTCCAACTCTGCAGAATGCTGTGCAGGCTGCAGGAACCCCGCTGGGGAGGACCGGGAACCCCTGACGGGTCGCCCCCGAAGTGGACCCTTGCCCCAGAGCGCCTATGGCATGGGCCTTCCGCCCGAAGCGGCTGATGGGGCAGAGGCGGGAGGCCAGCCCATGGATGGGGCTGATGCACGGCTTCCCAGCTCGATGAGGGGAGGTCCTGGCTCTGGAGGCCCTTCCAGTGACCAGCCACCTGCATCAG GAAATGTGACTGGAAACAGTAACTCCACGTTTATTTCCAGCGGGCAGGTGATGAATTTCAAGGGCGACATCATCGTGGTCTACGTCAGTCAGAACTCGCAGGAGGGGCCGGCGGGGCCGGGCGGCGGCGCGGGGGAGCCGGTGGGCCGCCCGGTGCAGGAGGAGAGCCCACCGTGCTGCGACTCGTTCGCCGGCCTCGGGCCGCGCTTCCCGGACACGTGCGCCGGCCTCGAGGTGGGCCCGGGGCTGCAGGAGCGAGGCGCCCCCGGGCCCGACAAGGCCTCGCGGCCGGTGCAGGAGCAGGGGGAGGCCGAGGCCGGCGCGCCCGAGACGCGGCGCTGA